Proteins encoded in a region of the Stieleria neptunia genome:
- a CDS encoding type IV pilus twitching motility protein PilT, whose amino-acid sequence MATVLIDKLLHAAIKQGVSDIHIVVGQPPVFRLHGRMRKLETKTLEGEDAVALMKSITPERCQRELQESGSTDFGFAFGEMARFRVSVFKQRGFISMVLRQIPNDKLTPEQLGLPEAVVKLTHRPRGLFLVTGPTGSGKSTTLASLINLLNETVDHHIITIEDPIEFYHDHKMSTINQREVGVDVPSFSEAIRRALRQDPDVILVGELRDLETIEAAISAAETGHVVFGTLHTNSAQGTVNRIIDAFPGNLQDQIRTQLASTLIGVVAQTLLPKIGGGRCAAYEVLVVTPGVSNLIRENKTFRISSAMQTGAKFGMQLMDDALFLHWKNELVSVEDALAKAHRPDDLAKRIVQARRGLDDSPVPIGDED is encoded by the coding sequence ATGGCAACCGTGCTGATCGACAAACTGCTCCACGCAGCAATCAAACAAGGCGTCAGCGACATTCACATTGTCGTCGGTCAGCCACCGGTGTTCCGTTTGCACGGGCGGATGCGCAAGCTGGAAACGAAGACGCTCGAAGGCGAAGACGCGGTCGCGCTGATGAAGTCGATCACGCCGGAACGTTGTCAGCGTGAATTGCAGGAATCGGGCAGCACCGACTTCGGGTTCGCCTTTGGAGAGATGGCCCGCTTTCGGGTCTCGGTCTTCAAGCAACGCGGTTTCATTTCGATGGTGTTGCGGCAGATCCCCAACGACAAACTCACGCCGGAGCAATTGGGGCTGCCCGAGGCTGTCGTCAAATTGACTCACCGGCCGCGGGGGCTGTTTCTGGTGACCGGCCCGACGGGTTCGGGGAAGTCGACGACCTTGGCCAGTCTGATCAACCTGCTCAACGAAACGGTGGACCACCACATCATCACGATCGAGGACCCGATCGAGTTTTATCACGACCACAAGATGAGCACGATCAACCAGCGTGAAGTTGGGGTGGACGTGCCGAGTTTCTCCGAAGCGATTCGACGCGCATTGCGGCAGGACCCCGACGTGATCCTGGTCGGCGAGCTGCGTGACTTGGAGACGATCGAAGCGGCGATCAGTGCGGCTGAAACGGGGCACGTGGTGTTCGGCACGCTGCACACCAACAGTGCCCAGGGCACCGTCAACCGGATCATCGACGCTTTCCCGGGGAACCTGCAGGACCAGATTCGGACCCAGTTGGCCAGTACGTTGATCGGCGTCGTCGCCCAGACGCTGCTGCCCAAGATCGGCGGCGGACGCTGTGCGGCCTATGAAGTGTTGGTGGTCACCCCGGGGGTTTCCAACCTGATTCGCGAAAACAAGACCTTTCGGATCAGCAGTGCGATGCAGACCGGTGCCAAGTTCGGGATGCAATTGATGGACGACGCCTTGTTCCTGCACTGGAAGAATGAACTGGTGAGCGTCGAAGACGCGTTGGCCAAGGCGCATCGTCCGGATGATTTGGCCAAACGCATCGTCCAAGCCCGACGCGGTTTGGACGATTCACCGGTCCCGATTGGTGACGAAGACTAA
- a CDS encoding GspE/PulE family protein gives MAQRRIGQILVDLGFLTDEQRDIVLEEQEQQPGALFGKVAEDMQLITEDQLVQGLAEQMSMQTISLEEIQLDPELVEKLTETMAQLYRVVPIRFEGNQLTVATCDPQNLSVQDELRTFLGYDIEVLVATERDINTTIGRYYDSEAESVEKLVAELAEDEELKAAVSALESEKFNITDAEALADSAPVRKLLNMVLLLAIKDHASDIHLEPFEDEFRIRIKAEGVLYEMVPPPRHLAFAITTRIKVMANLDIAERRLPQDGRIELMVGGHPVDLRVSVLPTIFGESVVMRVLDRSVVNLSLDNVGMDEAMMKKFRHAIDRPNGIILVTGPTGSGKTTTLYSTLSEMNDIKDKLITTEDPVEYDIDGIIQIPIDHDAGVTFASCLRAILRQDPDIILVGEIRDLETAEIAIQAALTGHLVFSTLHTNSAPATVTRLKDMGIPAFMTCATVEAILAQRLVRRICQKCREETKANVELLYQLGMKPEDVSGRKFFRGTGCDQCNNTGYKGRIALFELMILNDKIREMVMGNASTDELRDEAAKDGMTTLREAGMTMAYDGITTLDEVVRETVSE, from the coding sequence ATGGCACAGCGTCGCATTGGACAGATCCTGGTCGACCTTGGTTTCCTGACCGACGAACAACGCGACATTGTGTTGGAGGAACAGGAGCAGCAGCCCGGCGCGCTGTTCGGGAAAGTGGCCGAAGACATGCAGTTGATCACCGAAGATCAGCTCGTCCAAGGCTTGGCCGAGCAGATGTCGATGCAGACGATCTCGCTGGAGGAGATTCAGCTCGATCCGGAGCTGGTGGAGAAGTTGACCGAAACGATGGCCCAGCTGTATCGCGTGGTGCCGATTCGATTCGAAGGCAATCAGCTGACCGTCGCGACGTGCGACCCCCAGAACTTGAGCGTCCAAGACGAGCTGCGGACGTTTCTCGGTTACGACATCGAGGTCCTGGTGGCGACCGAACGCGACATCAACACGACGATCGGACGCTACTATGACAGCGAAGCGGAGAGCGTGGAAAAGCTGGTCGCCGAACTGGCCGAAGACGAGGAATTGAAGGCGGCCGTGTCGGCGCTGGAGAGTGAAAAATTCAACATCACCGACGCCGAGGCGTTGGCCGATTCGGCGCCGGTCCGCAAGCTGTTGAACATGGTGTTGTTGTTGGCGATCAAGGACCACGCCAGTGACATCCACCTGGAACCGTTCGAGGACGAGTTTCGGATCCGGATCAAAGCCGAAGGCGTGTTGTACGAAATGGTTCCGCCGCCGCGGCACTTGGCGTTCGCGATCACGACCCGCATCAAGGTGATGGCCAACCTGGACATCGCCGAGCGACGGTTGCCGCAGGACGGTCGGATCGAGCTGATGGTCGGCGGTCACCCGGTCGACCTTCGCGTCAGCGTGTTGCCGACCATCTTTGGCGAAAGCGTCGTCATGCGGGTGCTGGACCGATCGGTCGTGAACCTGTCGCTGGACAACGTCGGCATGGACGAGGCGATGATGAAGAAGTTTCGCCACGCGATCGATCGTCCCAACGGCATCATTCTGGTGACCGGGCCGACCGGTAGCGGAAAGACGACGACGTTGTATTCGACGTTGTCGGAAATGAACGACATCAAGGACAAATTGATCACGACCGAAGACCCGGTCGAGTACGACATCGACGGCATCATCCAGATCCCGATCGACCACGACGCCGGCGTCACCTTTGCCAGCTGTTTGCGGGCGATCTTGCGGCAAGACCCCGACATCATCCTGGTCGGCGAGATCCGTGACTTGGAGACCGCCGAAATCGCCATCCAGGCCGCGTTGACCGGGCACCTGGTGTTCAGCACCCTGCACACCAACAGCGCCCCGGCGACGGTGACGCGTTTGAAAGACATGGGGATCCCGGCGTTCATGACGTGCGCGACCGTCGAAGCGATTTTGGCCCAGCGGCTGGTCCGGCGGATCTGTCAGAAATGCCGCGAAGAAACCAAGGCCAACGTCGAGCTGCTGTACCAGCTGGGGATGAAGCCGGAAGACGTCAGCGGCAGAAAGTTCTTCCGCGGCACCGGATGCGACCAGTGCAACAACACCGGCTACAAGGGCCGGATCGCGTTGTTCGAATTGATGATCTTGAACGACAAGATTCGCGAGATGGTAATGGGCAACGCGTCGACCGATGAATTGCGAGATGAAGCGGCCAAGGACGGCATGACGACGCTCCGCGAAGCGGGGATGACGATGGCCTATGACGGGATCACCACGTTGGACGAAGTCGTCCGCGAGACGGTTTCCGAATAA
- a CDS encoding type II secretion system F family protein, with the protein MPTYQFEAMDAAGQEIRDEIDAASEEEAQTTIRQMGYFVTKISVKKQAAAGGAKKKGKRGFAIGGAKTKHICAFTRQLSILQDAGLPILRSLKILENNQKPGKLKFALMDVCDEIEGGATLSEAMSKSPKIFSRLYVNMIKAGEAGGALETILQRLAEFLERAESLKRKVKGALIYPIVVAIVAILILTGIMIFIVPTFEEMFEEFELKLPAPTLLLIAMSNYMASYWWLLIVMPIMFLLFIKLMRKFRHGRTGFDMFIIKIPIFGGLLEKNILARTTRTLGTLVSSGVPILEALAITRETAGNAVFEKLFTKVNEAVREGEVISKPLREESRLGFHPMAVFFFAIFGAFPGLLLLSVAITSSGTKLDDGVMVQTLTFIAAYAIGGGAVGAGLFYALKIKTRVVNDLVVNMVDVGEETGELDTMLYKVADQYDEEVRTMTDGLTALIEPLMIVFLGVTVGFIVISLFMPLISLITSLSN; encoded by the coding sequence ATGCCTACCTATCAATTCGAAGCAATGGACGCGGCCGGACAAGAGATCCGGGATGAGATCGATGCCGCGAGCGAAGAGGAGGCGCAAACCACGATTCGCCAGATGGGATACTTCGTCACGAAGATCTCCGTCAAAAAACAGGCGGCGGCCGGCGGTGCCAAGAAGAAGGGCAAACGCGGCTTTGCGATCGGCGGTGCCAAGACCAAACACATCTGCGCCTTCACCCGTCAGCTGTCGATTCTGCAGGACGCCGGGCTGCCGATTCTGCGCTCGCTGAAAATCCTCGAAAACAACCAGAAGCCGGGCAAATTGAAGTTCGCCCTGATGGACGTCTGTGATGAGATCGAAGGCGGGGCGACGCTCAGCGAAGCGATGTCCAAGTCGCCCAAGATTTTCAGCCGGTTGTACGTCAACATGATCAAGGCCGGTGAGGCCGGCGGTGCGTTGGAAACGATTTTGCAGCGGTTGGCGGAGTTCCTCGAACGCGCCGAATCGCTCAAACGCAAGGTCAAGGGTGCGTTGATCTATCCGATCGTCGTCGCGATCGTCGCGATCTTGATCCTGACCGGGATCATGATCTTCATCGTGCCGACGTTCGAAGAGATGTTCGAAGAGTTCGAATTGAAGCTGCCCGCGCCGACACTGTTGCTGATCGCGATGAGCAACTACATGGCCAGTTATTGGTGGCTGTTGATCGTGATGCCGATCATGTTTCTGTTGTTCATCAAACTGATGCGCAAGTTCCGTCACGGGCGGACCGGGTTTGACATGTTCATCATCAAAATTCCGATCTTCGGCGGCTTGTTGGAAAAGAACATTTTGGCCCGGACGACGCGAACGCTGGGGACGCTGGTCAGTAGCGGTGTTCCGATTTTGGAGGCGCTTGCGATCACGCGGGAGACGGCGGGCAACGCGGTGTTCGAGAAACTGTTCACCAAGGTCAACGAGGCGGTGCGCGAGGGGGAAGTGATCAGCAAGCCGCTGCGGGAGGAGAGCCGGCTGGGATTCCATCCGATGGCGGTGTTCTTCTTTGCCATCTTCGGCGCGTTCCCGGGTTTGTTGCTGTTGTCGGTGGCGATCACCAGCAGCGGGACGAAGCTGGATGACGGCGTGATGGTCCAGACGTTGACCTTCATCGCGGCCTACGCGATCGGCGGCGGGGCGGTCGGCGCCGGACTGTTCTATGCCTTGAAAATCAAAACCCGCGTCGTCAACGACCTGGTCGTCAACATGGTCGACGTCGGCGAGGAGACCGGTGAGCTTGACACGATGTTGTACAAGGTCGCCGACCAATATGACGAAGAAGTCCGCACGATGACCGACGGCCTGACGGCGTTGATCGAACCGTTGATGATCGTGTTCCTGGGGGTCACGGTCGGTTTTATCGTGATCAGTTTGTTCATGCCGTTGATCAGTTTGATCACCAGCCTGTCCAATTAA
- a CDS encoding type II secretion system protein, whose translation MNNQRSGAHRSGFTLVELLVVITIIAALAGLAIPAVGVVMKSVRQSAMKAEISVIETGIDAYYTKHNDYPPDFSDWNLVKRHYLKIFPDIANSELNLLFALCDTFPDNDPTAVPPTSPAPTYDPFVMDRAEALVWSLGGFSSDPQYPFTGSGGPLELPPAIVIDGTVTATNPAIASHYQYRAVRNAPFIDFEPTRLLLRSMSSPTGPSYNSGSGAYDRNVSTDEPRNITGGFPALYQTPDIFPSYVLREGHKPVVYFDSRTYAWNNGNTAAPIVFNAYVSYENDSNIGSLDPDTIDGIRPVYTPQPNTPPASGYAATYGASAASWQFANPSSFQILAPGLDGRFGYLLDADGGGPSNAAPVFWRTDGALMSLVVGGAAQPMTGVSRFDITGFVSSASNSMRDNQSNFTAKTFENELP comes from the coding sequence ATGAACAACCAACGAAGCGGCGCGCACCGAAGCGGATTCACGCTCGTCGAATTACTGGTGGTGATCACCATCATCGCCGCCCTCGCCGGCCTGGCCATCCCCGCCGTCGGCGTGGTGATGAAATCGGTGCGTCAGTCTGCGATGAAGGCAGAGATCTCGGTCATCGAAACCGGAATCGATGCGTACTACACCAAGCACAACGACTACCCGCCGGATTTCTCGGACTGGAACCTCGTCAAGCGGCACTACTTGAAAATTTTTCCCGACATCGCCAACAGCGAGTTGAATCTGCTGTTTGCGTTGTGCGACACGTTTCCGGACAACGACCCCACAGCGGTTCCCCCGACCAGTCCTGCTCCGACTTATGACCCCTTTGTAATGGATCGTGCGGAAGCGTTGGTGTGGTCGTTGGGCGGATTCAGCAGCGATCCCCAGTACCCGTTCACGGGCAGTGGTGGGCCGCTTGAACTGCCGCCGGCGATCGTCATTGACGGGACGGTCACCGCGACCAATCCGGCCATCGCGTCACACTACCAGTATCGTGCGGTACGCAACGCACCCTTCATCGACTTTGAACCGACGCGACTTCTGTTGCGCTCGATGTCATCGCCGACCGGACCGTCCTACAATTCGGGCTCTGGGGCGTACGATCGAAACGTCAGCACCGACGAGCCTCGGAACATCACCGGTGGCTTCCCCGCCCTGTACCAGACGCCGGACATTTTCCCGTCCTACGTGCTTCGCGAGGGGCACAAGCCGGTCGTCTACTTCGATTCGCGAACCTACGCCTGGAACAACGGCAACACGGCGGCCCCGATCGTGTTCAACGCCTACGTTTCCTACGAAAATGATTCGAATATCGGAAGCTTGGATCCGGACACCATCGACGGAATTCGTCCGGTTTACACGCCCCAGCCGAACACGCCGCCGGCGAGTGGATATGCCGCAACCTATGGTGCATCGGCCGCGTCGTGGCAATTCGCCAACCCGAGTTCGTTTCAGATTCTTGCACCGGGTTTGGACGGGCGTTTCGGATACCTGTTGGACGCCGATGGCGGAGGTCCGTCGAACGCGGCACCTGTTTTTTGGCGGACCGACGGGGCGCTGATGAGTTTGGTTGTCGGCGGTGCGGCACAACCGATGACCGGGGTTTCTCGATTCGACATCACCGGCTTCGTCTCAAGTGCGAGCAACAGCATGCGAGACAACCAGTCGAACTTTACAGCCAAGACTTTTGAAAACGAGTTGCCGTGA
- a CDS encoding type II secretion system protein — MMQIQFNNRRDLANDADRCVKGFTLVELLVVMTVMVTLGGMLTYALASAATDARIKRTQADVLTIGQLLQTRMNEVALSKVSLIYGTPGPTQGGVGGLGSTSTSQTASAGSFEAEERSRLVLLARRDLIRMVMPECRADLLYPPASLQFRTRVAGGGWQANIAQIRPPAQWNRMRTLVGLDSAASLDARVANNPCTDPTVDGIAAAYNSGGFQFPFNQFADGDSLADDPANPLDRFWSRTNESAECLYLILATTELFGTKAIDRIPSTSIGDTDGDGFLEILDAWGNPYEMIRNPAGLTSTAIRNFVPSGGSLPQQYPSDPDPFDFLLSDFRYDAANYSTTPPAPQQAYHPYYLPPVVISAGQDGEFGINRTFWIDEDGLQQGVKDFYSSSAVRIATDTPSPRFNMTYRYPDPFFNVSMATITGGHTSHDFTLSGPLGIRNAREGGGLGGSFDRDTAGDNITSLGGDL; from the coding sequence ATGATGCAAATCCAATTCAACAATCGACGTGATCTGGCCAACGATGCCGACCGCTGCGTGAAAGGTTTCACGTTGGTTGAGTTGTTGGTGGTGATGACCGTGATGGTCACGCTCGGTGGAATGCTCACGTACGCGCTTGCGTCCGCGGCGACCGATGCCAGGATCAAGCGAACGCAGGCCGACGTCCTGACGATCGGCCAATTGTTGCAAACCAGAATGAATGAAGTTGCGCTTTCCAAGGTCTCGTTGATCTACGGGACACCCGGCCCGACCCAGGGAGGCGTGGGCGGGCTCGGCAGCACCTCGACAAGTCAGACCGCCAGCGCGGGGTCGTTCGAAGCCGAAGAACGCAGCCGTTTGGTCTTGTTGGCGCGTCGTGATCTGATCCGAATGGTCATGCCGGAATGCCGGGCCGACCTGCTGTATCCGCCGGCGTCGCTGCAGTTTCGCACACGGGTTGCCGGCGGGGGCTGGCAAGCGAACATCGCCCAGATCAGGCCACCGGCGCAATGGAATCGAATGCGGACTTTGGTGGGGTTGGATTCGGCGGCCAGTTTGGACGCCAGGGTGGCCAACAATCCCTGCACCGACCCGACGGTCGATGGGATCGCCGCGGCCTACAACAGCGGTGGGTTTCAATTTCCTTTCAATCAATTCGCCGACGGAGATTCGCTTGCGGATGACCCGGCAAATCCGCTGGACCGGTTCTGGTCACGCACCAACGAATCGGCGGAGTGCTTGTACCTGATCTTGGCGACCACCGAGTTGTTCGGGACCAAGGCGATCGACCGGATTCCGTCCACCAGCATCGGTGATACCGACGGGGACGGGTTTCTTGAAATCCTGGATGCCTGGGGCAATCCCTACGAGATGATTCGCAACCCGGCCGGATTGACTTCCACGGCGATCCGCAATTTTGTTCCCAGCGGTGGCAGTCTACCGCAACAGTATCCATCGGATCCCGACCCGTTCGATTTTCTGTTGAGTGATTTTCGCTACGACGCGGCCAATTATTCGACGACGCCGCCGGCGCCCCAACAGGCCTACCATCCGTATTACTTGCCGCCGGTGGTGATCAGTGCCGGTCAGGACGGAGAGTTCGGGATCAATCGAACGTTCTGGATTGATGAAGACGGACTGCAGCAGGGCGTCAAAGATTTCTACAGCTCGTCCGCGGTGCGAATCGCAACGGATACGCCGTCCCCACGATTCAACATGACGTATCGCTATCCCGATCCGTTTTTCAATGTCTCGATGGCGACGATTACCGGCGGGCATACGTCACACGATTTTACGCTCTCTGGGCCTCTGGGGATTCGAAACGCACGCGAAGGCGGTGGGCTAGGCGGCTCTTTCGACCGCGACACGGCTGGTGATAACATTACGTCGCTTGGTGGAGACCTGTAA
- a CDS encoding pilus assembly FimT family protein: MTIKTEHLQRKAGGFTLVELLIAITIASALTAIALPTLKDSMRQTALSRSASLVKGAFINARSQAVRTGRPYGLVIERRRHDIGEGNPANLNYFSANYATRLYYVQSPMEYRGDVDNAVAYPIMHTTSPTPPTNSPLYPIQPKFFIPRSSSGLLYALASGVNSAAKRLIRPGVRFSVNGSGYVFVLETAVTEVSDNIAALAPVLAAGTDGTLLTFNCLTVAADNNMVAGNWRGASSEWEFPMALSLTQPYEFKFQVNPIRAPLAPVNLVGRTVVDLSISGPSTNPIAFNAQTIVDSSPTTQIPNVQSDRELNDVVVMFAADGRLNGVYYDVRDVQSGLIENFVLTRFDPSTTVSFNVGYVDGILENIDDAARYPQTVLGTDYQVTTNDPVLANPQPPQPLQPTKVPNFANPDCAWVSVQPLSGAISLGTVATQPPVAVLNTYYGLGANPTARGVVGARIHQSRRLTSGGAVQ, from the coding sequence ATGACGATCAAGACCGAGCACCTACAGAGAAAGGCCGGTGGTTTCACGTTGGTGGAACTGCTGATTGCGATCACGATTGCGTCAGCACTGACCGCGATTGCATTGCCGACGTTGAAAGACAGCATGCGGCAGACCGCGCTCAGTCGTAGCGCATCGCTCGTCAAAGGTGCATTCATCAACGCACGAAGCCAGGCGGTTCGAACCGGTCGTCCGTACGGTCTGGTCATCGAACGTCGACGCCATGACATCGGCGAGGGCAACCCGGCCAACCTCAACTACTTCAGTGCAAACTACGCGACGCGACTGTACTACGTGCAATCGCCGATGGAGTATCGCGGTGACGTCGACAACGCGGTCGCGTATCCGATCATGCACACCACTTCTCCGACTCCGCCGACCAACTCGCCGCTTTATCCGATCCAACCAAAGTTCTTCATCCCGCGTAGCTCGTCGGGGCTGTTGTACGCGCTCGCGTCCGGAGTCAATTCCGCCGCGAAACGTTTGATCCGTCCGGGTGTTCGATTTTCCGTCAACGGTTCCGGCTATGTGTTCGTGCTGGAGACTGCGGTGACCGAGGTCAGCGACAACATTGCGGCACTGGCACCGGTGCTGGCTGCGGGAACGGACGGAACCCTGTTGACGTTCAACTGCCTGACGGTGGCGGCGGACAACAACATGGTGGCGGGCAATTGGCGCGGGGCGTCGAGCGAGTGGGAATTTCCCATGGCGTTGTCGCTGACGCAGCCTTATGAATTCAAGTTCCAAGTCAATCCGATCCGCGCCCCACTGGCGCCGGTCAATCTGGTCGGCCGCACGGTCGTCGACTTGTCGATTTCCGGGCCGTCGACGAATCCGATTGCGTTCAACGCACAAACGATCGTCGATTCCAGTCCGACAACACAGATTCCCAACGTGCAGTCGGATCGAGAGCTGAACGATGTCGTCGTGATGTTCGCCGCCGACGGACGGCTCAACGGTGTTTATTACGACGTGCGAGACGTTCAATCGGGGCTGATTGAGAATTTTGTCCTGACCAGGTTTGACCCCTCGACCACGGTCTCGTTCAACGTCGGTTACGTCGATGGGATTTTGGAAAACATCGACGACGCGGCACGCTACCCGCAAACCGTTCTCGGCACCGACTATCAGGTCACCACCAATGATCCGGTGTTGGCGAACCCTCAGCCACCCCAACCGCTACAGCCGACCAAGGTGCCGAACTTCGCCAATCCCGATTGTGCCTGGGTGAGCGTCCAGCCACTCAGCGGTGCTATCAGCTTAGGCACCGTGGCGACGCAGCCGCCGGTCGCGGTGTTGAACACGTACTACGGGCTCGGTGCCAATCCGACCGCCCGTGGAGTGGTCGGCGCACGCATCCATCAATCACGACGGCTGACTTCCGGGGGGGCTGTGCAATGA
- a CDS encoding type IV pilus modification PilV family protein — protein sequence MLKDTRSLRRGLSIMEVLFAIAVLTIGLLGVASILPVATNNAANALQIDRAIEEINNRVATDMARLEGSFTEVIVANNSLREFNSPSGSFSNTNAFNAPPAARFKSVSTSEFGSHLSQYDVRYAVNSGGPTNQAHMPDAFCIDPWFMCATNNLRDDTNTTNPNQRRNGYDRTVFPCYDPRYHCVGYSPSEAISNYIPLPGSAASSTLWNLPRFTRLALPFDGNSGLLSAAGARALTLRSDEFSLFTPEDRSLGPGLFVQRSANAAHSLTRNTVSSRYSSIVLMSRSKPGSNLFDAAVVTMKDRQVVTVPGGGPALAHQLAPYTATDPSLVNAPPPAENELLYPGEQMGYVSYVDWPFVGGGGGEFKFRTSRYVLPKIGNNDWLMLMRREYITNPVTGAVEPKGLKFAWYQVSDVTGEPTLDPDINGVVSYETQVSVRGPDWVFHPIQVQAFGTTYAAPYYGAPSQPSWGNAPVFDYDAMMDSSASDPAGYKKQDYGTVVVIMPDVVSVKPFQVQL from the coding sequence ATGTTAAAAGACACACGATCGCTTCGCCGCGGACTTTCCATCATGGAAGTGCTGTTTGCGATCGCGGTGCTGACCATCGGTTTGTTGGGCGTGGCATCGATCTTGCCGGTCGCAACCAACAACGCGGCCAATGCACTGCAGATCGATCGTGCGATCGAAGAGATCAACAATCGCGTCGCAACCGACATGGCGCGGTTGGAGGGTTCGTTCACGGAAGTCATCGTGGCCAACAACTCGCTGCGAGAGTTCAATTCGCCCTCGGGAAGTTTCAGCAACACCAACGCGTTCAACGCGCCGCCGGCCGCCCGTTTCAAGAGCGTCAGCACGTCCGAATTTGGTAGTCACCTTTCGCAATACGACGTGCGTTATGCCGTCAACTCGGGCGGGCCGACTAACCAGGCACATATGCCCGACGCGTTTTGCATCGATCCCTGGTTTATGTGTGCGACGAACAACTTGCGCGACGACACCAATACCACGAACCCCAATCAGCGACGCAACGGATACGACCGAACCGTCTTTCCATGCTATGACCCGCGTTATCATTGCGTCGGCTATTCACCTTCCGAAGCGATCAGTAACTACATCCCCCTGCCCGGATCGGCGGCGAGTTCGACGCTTTGGAATCTGCCCCGCTTCACTCGATTGGCGCTTCCCTTTGACGGTAATTCAGGGTTGCTTTCGGCTGCAGGTGCACGGGCATTGACGCTCCGTAGCGACGAGTTTTCGTTGTTCACGCCGGAGGATCGATCACTGGGGCCGGGGCTGTTCGTGCAACGCAGCGCCAACGCCGCTCACTCGCTGACCCGCAACACGGTCAGTTCGCGATACAGTTCGATTGTTTTGATGTCGCGCAGCAAGCCCGGTAGCAATCTATTTGATGCCGCGGTCGTGACGATGAAAGACCGCCAAGTGGTGACGGTGCCCGGTGGCGGTCCGGCCCTGGCGCATCAATTGGCGCCGTATACGGCCACCGACCCCAGCCTCGTCAATGCTCCTCCGCCGGCGGAAAACGAGTTGCTGTATCCCGGCGAGCAAATGGGTTACGTGTCGTACGTTGACTGGCCGTTCGTCGGCGGCGGCGGCGGCGAATTCAAGTTTCGCACCAGTCGATACGTGTTGCCAAAAATCGGGAACAATGATTGGTTGATGCTGATGCGGCGCGAATACATTACCAACCCGGTGACAGGGGCCGTGGAACCGAAAGGTTTAAAGTTCGCTTGGTACCAGGTTTCCGATGTGACTGGCGAGCCGACATTGGATCCCGACATCAACGGAGTCGTTTCCTACGAGACTCAGGTCTCGGTCCGCGGCCCCGATTGGGTGTTTCATCCGATTCAGGTTCAGGCCTTCGGAACGACCTACGCCGCACCCTATTACGGCGCGCCCTCCCAGCCCAGCTGGGGCAACGCCCCAGTGTTTGATTACGACGCGATGATGGACTCGTCGGCGTCGGATCCGGCGGGATACAAAAAACAAGATTATGGAACGGTGGTGGTGATCATGCCCGACGTGGTCAGTGTGAAACCATTCCAGGTCCAACTTTGA